In the genome of Ptychodera flava strain L36383 chromosome 13, AS_Pfla_20210202, whole genome shotgun sequence, one region contains:
- the LOC139147859 gene encoding phosphatidylinositol transfer protein 3-like, with protein sequence MAPPADETEERTLVDELRERLVDVKDEEDYAKKGNNLRRYLVAKNWNLKDAEAMMKATILWRKEKKPWKQNCSECLEQLGYHSWRQVGFDKLGRPVIYACFTQSPVRKYTVEDSLNHIMYLMENALVTMAPNVYQWVWVIDCTGMPTSAYTNPKAGYTAFQTLSNHYPERLGKMIIFNYDTIFEGIFKTLRFFLNSNTIDKVLLHRNPEKIDSLFREMFDEELVHWIHEESNLNKEEPLTDLQQCFWKMPNNPADHDPRGCRTYIHKYLDTYYKDATAVESLVLTIVPKTRKHKPHPNILDDLKERADEAAFEKAERERVSEMEEEKPDCVIL encoded by the exons ATGGCGCCCCCAGCCGACGAAACAGAGGAACGGACACTTGTGGATGAGCTCAGAGAGAGACTTGTTGACGTAAAAGACGAAGAAGATTATGCTAAAAAGGGGAATAA CCTCAGACGGTACCTGGTCGCCAAGAACTGGAACCTGAAAGACGCCGAGGCCATGATGAAGGCCACGATACTGTGGaggaaagaaaagaaaccatgGAAACAGAATTGTAGTGAGTGCCTGGAACAGCTAGGTTACCACTCCTGG cggCAAGTCGGTTTTGACAAGCTGGGCAGACCTGTCATCTACGCCTGTTTCACCCAATCACCGGTGCGGAAATACACCGTGGAAGACAGTCTCAACCACATCATGTATCTTATGGAGAACGCCCTTGTTACCATGGCGCCCAACGTCTACCAATGGGTATGGGTCATTGATTGCACAG GCATGCCAACGTCGGCCTATACGAATCCAAAAGCTGGGTACACAGCATTTCAGACACTTTCCAACCACTATCCAGAGAGACTTGGGAAGATGATCATCTTCAACTACGACACAATCTTTGAAGGGATCTTCAAGACGCTGCGCTTCTTTCTCAACTCGAACACCATCGACAAGGTCCTCTTGCACCGGAACCCCGAGAAGATCGACTCCCTCTTTCGCGAGATGTTCGACGAGGAGCTGGTGCACTGGATACACGAGGAGAGCAATCTGAACAAGGAAGAGCCGCTGACCGATCTACAACAGTGCTTCTGGAAAATGCCGAACAATCCGGCCGATCACGACCCCCGGGGGTGTCGCACCTACATTCACAAGTACTTAGACACGTATTACAAGGACGCCACAGCAGTGGAGAGCCTGGTCTTGACTATTGTGCCGAAGACCAGGAAGCACAAACCTCATCCGAATATCTTGGACGATTTGAAGGAAAGGGCGGACGAAGCTGCTTTTGAGAAGGCTGAGCGAGAGCGAGTGTCCGAAATGGAAGAGGAGAAGCCGGATTGCGTCATACTGTGA